One genomic segment of Desulfocapsa sulfexigens DSM 10523 includes these proteins:
- a CDS encoding CoB--CoM heterodisulfide reductase iron-sulfur subunit A family protein has protein sequence MTDEQGTSGAILVVGGGISGLTAALEAAEVGNDVYLVEKNAYFGGRVAQLNQYFPKLCPPSCGLEINFKRIKDNRRIRTYTMTSVTAVSGGPGNYEVTLETSPRYVNSNCTACGECADACPDEIDNEFNFGMNKSKAAYLPHEMAFPRRYVINKEALTSAGADAVKASCKYGAVDLDMATESKTINVASIIWATGWTPYDPTKMDNLKFNESNAIVTNMMIERMAAPGGPTNGAILRPGDNKEPESFAFVQCAGSRDENHLEFCSYICCMATFKQMTYIRERYPEAKIYVFYIDLRTPGKYEKFREKLMKDANSTFIKGKVAEIIPESDGSVTVVAENAVTGEKIKQNVDMAVLATGMQPSLAVNGTPVALDTDPSGFVNSNPETGVLSAGCACRAADVVTSNQSATAAALKAIQVSRRS, from the coding sequence ATGACTGACGAGCAAGGCACTTCCGGTGCAATTTTGGTCGTAGGCGGTGGTATCAGCGGGCTCACTGCAGCCCTTGAAGCCGCTGAAGTCGGTAATGATGTGTACCTGGTCGAGAAAAATGCGTATTTTGGCGGTCGTGTGGCACAGCTGAACCAGTATTTCCCCAAACTGTGTCCCCCTAGCTGTGGACTGGAAATTAACTTTAAACGTATTAAGGATAACCGTCGTATCCGTACCTACACTATGACAAGCGTAACAGCTGTGAGTGGTGGACCCGGAAATTACGAGGTTACTCTCGAAACATCACCCCGCTATGTCAATAGCAACTGTACTGCATGTGGCGAATGTGCTGATGCTTGTCCAGATGAAATTGACAACGAGTTTAACTTTGGAATGAATAAATCCAAAGCAGCTTATCTTCCACATGAGATGGCCTTCCCTCGTCGTTATGTGATCAACAAAGAGGCACTCACCTCTGCAGGTGCCGATGCTGTTAAGGCCTCCTGTAAATATGGTGCTGTTGATCTTGATATGGCGACAGAAAGTAAAACAATCAATGTTGCATCCATTATCTGGGCCACAGGCTGGACACCTTATGATCCAACCAAAATGGACAATCTGAAGTTCAATGAATCCAATGCCATTGTCACCAATATGATGATTGAGCGTATGGCAGCACCTGGTGGACCCACCAATGGTGCAATTCTTCGTCCCGGTGATAATAAAGAACCAGAATCTTTTGCTTTTGTTCAGTGTGCTGGATCCCGTGATGAAAATCATCTTGAGTTCTGTTCATACATCTGTTGTATGGCCACATTCAAACAGATGACGTACATCAGAGAACGCTACCCTGAAGCAAAAATTTATGTCTTTTATATTGACCTTCGTACTCCCGGTAAATACGAGAAATTCCGTGAGAAACTCATGAAGGATGCAAACTCAACATTTATCAAGGGTAAAGTTGCTGAAATTATCCCCGAGTCCGATGGTTCTGTTACTGTTGTTGCAGAAAATGCAGTAACTGGTGAGAAGATCAAACAGAATGTTGATATGGCAGTTCTTGCTACCGGTATGCAGCCATCTCTTGCTGTTAATGGTACTCCTGTTGCACTTGACACGGATCCAAGCGGTTTTGTTAATTCAAATCCCGAGACCGGTGTGTTATCTGCAGGTTGTGCATGCAGAGCCGCCGACGTTGTTACAAGTAATCAGTCAGCAACAGCTGCTGCCCTGAAGGCAATTCAGGTTTCCAGGAGGTCATAA
- a CDS encoding FAD-dependent oxidoreductase: MDKKICTYICTGCGIGEALDIDELSGVVTGEMSQECKTHSALCGPEGRAFLENEKSSEGINTFNICACSPRVMQREFDMGDDCITVRANLREQVIWSAGEAEEGQEDTHKEWLQETASDYIRMSCTRAKKTEMPEAYEMESMNKDILVMGGGIAGMTAAIEAAKAGSKVTIIEKADVLGGKANGWAKQFPTSYPYAELEENSIGAMIAEVEASANITVKTATEVARIGGAPGAFNVTLKAAGTKSEWDAPAKVGVDEQELIDKGEMEDPNAGLQPYAKANDAGESFGAVVLATGWIPADVSEYEHLGYGSNDKVVTNAEFEAMAKNGKLDGVKKVAFIMSPGADEHDEDFPYANSVTSMVALKQAKYVRESNADAQAYILYQHMRTPGNMELFYKGVQQDDGIFMTKATVTGVEGGTVHAKDTLLGEDLDLEVDLVVLAAGMVPTTKVENTINLAYRQGPKFLDLDLFDGYADSHFICFPYETRRTGIYACGGVRKAMNMQETIDDATGAALKAIQAIESTDRGVSVHPRSGDKTYPEFFMQRCTQCKRCTEECPFGALDDDEKGTPLPNPSRCRRCGTCMGACPERIIGFKDYNIDLIGSMIKAIEVPEEDDDKLRIIVFACENDAYPAIDMAGMRKHKLSHMIRVIPVRCLGSVNMAWIRDSMSAGFDGAMLLGCKYGDDYQCHFVKGSEIATKRMENIGDSLSTLGIEPERAKSESVAITDYDKISDILGEFVEEIVEMGPNPFKGF, encoded by the coding sequence ATGGATAAGAAAATTTGTACCTATATATGTACAGGTTGTGGCATAGGAGAAGCCCTCGATATTGATGAGCTCTCTGGTGTTGTAACTGGTGAGATGTCACAGGAATGTAAAACCCATTCTGCTCTTTGCGGGCCTGAGGGGCGAGCGTTCCTTGAGAATGAAAAAAGTAGTGAAGGTATCAACACCTTTAATATCTGCGCCTGTTCTCCTCGTGTTATGCAAAGAGAGTTTGATATGGGCGATGATTGCATCACCGTTCGTGCCAACCTTCGTGAGCAGGTAATCTGGTCAGCTGGAGAGGCTGAAGAAGGCCAGGAAGATACTCATAAGGAATGGTTGCAGGAAACTGCAAGTGATTACATTCGTATGTCCTGTACCCGTGCCAAAAAAACTGAAATGCCTGAAGCCTATGAAATGGAATCCATGAACAAGGATATCCTGGTTATGGGTGGTGGTATTGCAGGGATGACTGCTGCTATTGAAGCTGCAAAGGCTGGTTCTAAGGTCACCATTATTGAAAAAGCTGATGTTCTTGGCGGAAAGGCTAACGGTTGGGCTAAACAGTTTCCAACTTCCTATCCCTATGCTGAACTTGAAGAAAACTCCATTGGAGCAATGATTGCCGAGGTTGAAGCCAGTGCAAATATCACCGTAAAAACCGCGACTGAGGTTGCTCGTATCGGCGGTGCTCCCGGTGCTTTCAACGTTACTCTTAAAGCAGCTGGAACAAAATCAGAGTGGGATGCTCCTGCCAAGGTTGGAGTAGATGAGCAGGAACTGATTGATAAAGGAGAAATGGAAGATCCTAATGCTGGTCTTCAGCCCTATGCAAAAGCTAATGATGCTGGAGAGAGCTTCGGTGCAGTAGTTCTTGCAACGGGTTGGATCCCTGCTGATGTCTCAGAATACGAGCATCTTGGTTATGGTAGCAACGATAAGGTCGTCACCAACGCTGAGTTTGAGGCCATGGCTAAAAACGGCAAACTTGATGGCGTCAAAAAGGTTGCTTTCATTATGAGCCCTGGTGCAGATGAGCATGATGAGGATTTTCCTTATGCTAACTCTGTAACTTCAATGGTTGCCTTGAAGCAGGCCAAATATGTTCGTGAGAGCAATGCAGACGCCCAAGCCTATATTCTCTATCAGCACATGCGTACTCCTGGTAACATGGAGCTTTTCTATAAAGGTGTGCAGCAGGATGATGGAATATTCATGACCAAGGCAACTGTTACAGGTGTTGAGGGTGGAACCGTTCATGCAAAAGACACGCTTCTTGGAGAAGATCTTGATCTTGAAGTTGATCTTGTAGTACTTGCTGCTGGTATGGTACCCACTACCAAAGTTGAGAATACCATCAATCTGGCCTATCGTCAGGGGCCTAAATTTCTTGATCTGGATCTCTTTGACGGGTACGCAGATTCTCATTTTATCTGCTTTCCATATGAAACACGCCGTACTGGTATTTATGCCTGTGGTGGTGTTCGTAAAGCGATGAATATGCAGGAGACCATAGATGATGCCACCGGTGCGGCACTCAAAGCCATTCAGGCCATTGAGTCTACTGATCGTGGTGTCTCTGTTCATCCTCGCTCAGGAGATAAAACATATCCTGAGTTTTTTATGCAGAGATGTACTCAGTGTAAGCGTTGTACTGAGGAATGTCCATTTGGCGCACTTGATGATGATGAAAAGGGAACACCACTTCCGAACCCATCACGCTGTCGTCGCTGTGGTACCTGTATGGGCGCCTGTCCAGAGCGTATTATCGGATTCAAGGATTACAATATCGACCTGATCGGTTCTATGATTAAGGCTATTGAAGTTCCTGAAGAGGATGATGACAAGTTGCGGATTATAGTTTTTGCCTGTGAGAACGATGCCTATCCCGCCATTGATATGGCCGGAATGCGGAAGCATAAGCTCAGTCATATGATAAGAGTTATTCCGGTTCGCTGCCTTGGTTCCGTTAATATGGCCTGGATTCGTGATTCAATGTCCGCCGGTTTTGACGGTGCAATGCTTCTTGGATGTAAATATGGGGATGACTATCAGTGCCATTTTGTTAAGGGGTCTGAGATAGCCACCAAGCGTATGGAGAACATAGGTGATTCTCTCTCAACTCTGGGAATTGAACCTGAGCGTGCAAAGTCAGAATCTGTTGCAATTACTGACTATGACAAAATTTCTGACATTTTAGGCGAATTTGTTGAGGAAATTGTCGAAATGGGTCCAAATCCATTCAAGGGTTTTTAG
- the qmoC gene encoding quinone-interacting membrane-bound oxidoreductase complex subunit QmoC, whose translation MDVQPDLDFIRYLKTAGGDTMKKCYQCATCSVVCPLSTEENPFPRQEMILAGWGLKDKLVADPNVFLCHQCGDCTAYCPRGAKPGDVLGAIRAYAYTALGWPTGLAKLASTAKGLPMLIAIPTVVIFVLWAISGGMTIPGAEEFAKHGYQRFFGHWDFHWLSKNVAFIDFFMLAAAGLAVVASYKGVTKMWKQMCEREGVDPNFKPSMVQMVQNFVWPSVLEIVKHTRFKECGTNRNRETGHKPLMWAFGGLFIVTAWSAFANDVLGLWIPSLHGPMSVWNPVKILANVSAVAMIVGVGILWMNRSKAESEDNISPTFYDWFLIWEIMAVGVTGLLAEVARWAGLAAPGYIIYFIHLVTVMMLFMYMPYTKFAHLIYRTTAMTFERYRESAFVKNPLNE comes from the coding sequence ATGGATGTTCAGCCCGATTTAGATTTTATTAGATATTTGAAAACAGCTGGCGGTGACACTATGAAAAAGTGTTACCAATGTGCCACCTGTTCAGTAGTGTGTCCGTTGTCCACTGAAGAAAACCCTTTTCCACGTCAGGAAATGATCTTGGCTGGTTGGGGACTTAAAGATAAGCTTGTTGCTGATCCTAATGTTTTTCTTTGTCATCAGTGTGGAGATTGTACAGCATATTGTCCGCGTGGTGCAAAACCTGGTGATGTGCTTGGTGCAATCCGTGCCTATGCATATACTGCCCTTGGATGGCCAACTGGTCTTGCAAAACTTGCATCCACCGCAAAAGGCCTTCCTATGCTGATTGCAATTCCAACTGTTGTTATATTCGTTCTTTGGGCGATTTCTGGTGGAATGACAATACCAGGAGCAGAAGAGTTCGCAAAACATGGATATCAGCGTTTCTTTGGCCACTGGGACTTCCATTGGTTATCAAAAAATGTTGCTTTTATTGATTTCTTTATGCTTGCAGCCGCTGGTCTTGCAGTTGTTGCCTCCTATAAAGGGGTAACGAAGATGTGGAAACAGATGTGCGAGAGGGAAGGAGTTGATCCCAATTTCAAACCTTCAATGGTTCAGATGGTTCAGAATTTTGTATGGCCATCTGTCCTAGAGATTGTAAAGCACACCCGCTTTAAAGAATGTGGTACTAACCGCAATCGTGAAACTGGTCATAAGCCACTGATGTGGGCTTTTGGTGGCCTTTTTATCGTTACTGCATGGTCTGCTTTTGCTAACGATGTTCTTGGCTTGTGGATTCCAAGTCTTCATGGTCCCATGTCTGTATGGAATCCTGTTAAAATTCTTGCCAACGTCTCTGCTGTTGCAATGATTGTTGGGGTTGGAATTTTATGGATGAATCGTTCCAAGGCTGAGTCTGAAGATAACATCAGTCCAACCTTTTATGACTGGTTTCTTATTTGGGAAATAATGGCTGTTGGCGTTACCGGTCTTCTTGCTGAAGTTGCTCGTTGGGCCGGACTTGCTGCACCTGGGTATATTATTTATTTTATCCACCTTGTAACTGTTATGATGCTCTTTATGTATATGCCATATACAAAATTTGCTCACCTTATTTATCGTACAACCGCAATGACCTTTGAGAGGTATCGTGAAAGTGCTTTTGTGAAAAATCCTCTTAATGAATAG